The following are from one region of the Paenibacillus protaetiae genome:
- a CDS encoding ABC transporter ATP-binding protein: MPNERREQQGGEPQQPMIGLGPNRGGAGRGRPVQKPKNFKQTMLRLWSFVGPERKRLSFVFAFILVGAAIGLIGPYLIGRGVDAMTGGEGQVQFSLLHTVIIALIAAYLMDASFTFLQGWFMAGISQRVVASLRRTLFAKLQKLPLVYFDTRRHGELMSRLSNDIDNISTSVTQTTAQLMAGSIALVGSLVMMLVLSPLLTLACLITVPLVYMLARTVTKRTSKLFKSQQAYLGRLNGQIEETISGFLIVKAFNYEETAVNDFTRANEELRQTSIKAQIWSGFMMPLLAVINNIGFASVAIVGGVLAVKGNITVGVIASFLSYSRQFVRPLNDLANVYNVLQSGIAGAERVFEVLDEQEEEPDAPDAVELLQPKGLVEFHDVQFGYRKDMPIIKGISFTADAGTSTALVGQTGAGKTTIVNLLARFYEITGGSITIDGRDIRDYTRDSLRRTFGIVLQDTYLFSGTIKDNMKYGKPDAADEEIRAAARMAGADGFIRRLPQQYDTELTENGGNLSQGERQLLAIARAMLANPSILILDEATSSIDTRTELRIQAAMLEMMKDRTSFVIAHRLSTIRNSDQILVLQHGQIAERGTHGELMEQQGIYSGMHSALTVRPAEQPEG; encoded by the coding sequence ATGCCTAATGAACGCAGAGAGCAGCAGGGCGGGGAACCGCAGCAGCCAATGATTGGCCTGGGACCGAACCGCGGCGGCGCAGGTAGAGGCAGGCCGGTGCAGAAACCTAAAAATTTCAAGCAGACAATGCTGCGGCTATGGAGCTTTGTCGGTCCGGAACGGAAACGGCTTTCCTTTGTTTTTGCTTTTATTTTGGTCGGCGCTGCAATCGGATTGATTGGCCCTTATTTAATCGGCCGCGGTGTGGATGCAATGACCGGAGGCGAAGGGCAAGTCCAATTCTCACTGCTGCATACGGTTATCATCGCTCTTATTGCAGCGTATTTAATGGACGCTTCGTTTACCTTTTTGCAGGGCTGGTTTATGGCAGGCATCTCGCAGCGGGTTGTGGCATCTTTGCGCAGAACGCTGTTTGCCAAGCTACAGAAGTTGCCGCTTGTTTATTTTGATACACGGCGCCATGGCGAGCTGATGAGCCGCTTGTCCAACGATATCGACAATATCAGCACCTCGGTAACCCAAACTACGGCGCAGCTGATGGCAGGGTCGATTGCGCTGGTCGGCTCTTTGGTAATGATGCTTGTATTAAGCCCGCTTTTGACTTTGGCATGTCTCATTACCGTACCGTTAGTGTACATGCTCGCCAGAACGGTAACGAAACGGACCAGCAAGCTGTTCAAAAGCCAGCAAGCTTATCTGGGCCGCTTAAACGGGCAAATTGAAGAAACAATTTCCGGATTTTTGATCGTAAAAGCATTTAATTATGAAGAGACGGCGGTTAATGATTTTACCCGGGCCAATGAAGAGCTGCGCCAAACGAGCATTAAAGCGCAAATCTGGTCCGGCTTTATGATGCCGCTGCTCGCCGTCATTAACAACATCGGTTTTGCATCCGTAGCGATTGTAGGCGGCGTGCTGGCTGTAAAAGGCAACATAACCGTTGGCGTCATTGCCAGCTTTCTCAGTTACTCGCGACAGTTTGTCCGGCCTTTGAACGATTTGGCCAACGTATACAACGTGCTGCAATCCGGTATTGCGGGGGCGGAGCGTGTATTTGAAGTGTTGGATGAGCAGGAGGAGGAACCGGACGCGCCGGATGCTGTCGAGCTTCTCCAGCCAAAGGGGCTTGTTGAATTTCATGACGTGCAGTTCGGCTACCGCAAGGATATGCCGATTATTAAAGGCATTTCGTTCACGGCGGACGCTGGAACAAGTACGGCGCTCGTTGGTCAGACCGGTGCCGGCAAAACGACCATCGTCAACCTGCTGGCCCGTTTCTATGAAATAACCGGCGGCAGCATAACGATTGACGGCCGGGACATTCGTGATTACACAAGAGACAGCTTGCGGCGGACGTTCGGCATCGTGCTGCAGGATACGTATTTATTTTCCGGCACGATCAAGGATAATATGAAATACGGCAAACCTGACGCTGCCGACGAGGAGATTCGCGCTGCAGCCAGGATGGCGGGAGCGGACGGATTTATCCGGCGCCTTCCGCAGCAATATGATACGGAGCTGACTGAAAATGGCGGCAATTTAAGCCAAGGCGAACGCCAGCTGCTTGCGATTGCAAGAGCGATGCTTGCTAATCCTTCCATCCTCATTCTAGACGAGGCGACCAGCAGCATTGATACGCGCACCGAACTGCGTATTCAAGCCGCCATGCTTGAAATGATGAAAGACCGGACCAGCTTTGTTATTGCGCATCGGCTGTCAACGATCCGCAATTCCGATCAGATTCTCGTGCTGCAGCACGGGCAAATTGCCGAACGCGGTACGCATGGCGAACTGATGGAGCAGCAAGGAATTTACTCCGGCATGCATAGCGCGTTGACTGTCAGACCGGCGGAACAGCCTGAAGGCTGA
- a CDS encoding DUF441 domain-containing protein, translating into MDMTALLLLAFGALGIISSNSAVAIAALVLVLLRVTKLQQVFPWLEKNGLTIGIIVLTIGIMAPLASGKYNWHTLGGLFLHWKSLLAIAVGIGVAYLGGRGASYMSGEPTIVAGLLLGTVIGVAFFKGVPVGPLIAAGILSVLVGKT; encoded by the coding sequence ATGGATATGACCGCTTTGCTTTTACTGGCGTTTGGCGCACTTGGCATCATTAGCAGCAATTCGGCAGTTGCCATTGCAGCGCTTGTGCTGGTTTTGCTTCGTGTGACGAAGCTTCAGCAAGTATTTCCCTGGCTCGAAAAAAACGGCCTGACGATCGGGATCATTGTGCTGACCATTGGCATCATGGCTCCGCTGGCAAGCGGCAAATATAACTGGCATACGCTTGGCGGGCTTTTTTTGCATTGGAAATCGCTGCTGGCCATTGCAGTTGGCATCGGCGTTGCTTATTTAGGCGGGCGCGGCGCTTCTTATATGAGCGGGGAGCCGACGATTGTAGCGGGGTTGTTGCTCGGCACAGTGATCGGCGTTGCTTTTTTCAAAGGAGTGCCGGTTGGCCCGCTGATCGCTGCGGGAATTTTATCTGTGCTCGTTGGCAAAACCTGA
- a CDS encoding flavodoxin domain-containing protein: protein MAVLLIYATKTGATAQCIKVLAEEIPDCAICDIQSDKPSIGDFDSIILGAGVRDGKIYKPIRDFIKKNHAELLLKKMGYFICNEKAKETGEIITRNIPADLKEAAVCIESFGGYKAYAAPKEGTDPLKGIFVDRIKAFSSHFAKQ from the coding sequence ATGGCTGTATTATTGATCTATGCTACGAAAACTGGCGCAACGGCGCAATGCATTAAGGTGCTGGCAGAAGAAATTCCGGATTGCGCGATATGCGATATTCAATCGGACAAGCCTTCTATCGGGGATTTCGATTCCATTATTTTGGGCGCGGGGGTTCGGGACGGTAAAATATATAAGCCGATTCGCGACTTCATCAAAAAAAACCATGCCGAGCTGCTTCTAAAAAAAATGGGCTACTTTATTTGCAATGAGAAGGCTAAGGAGACCGGCGAAATCATCACGCGGAACATTCCCGCCGATCTCAAGGAAGCCGCTGTCTGCATCGAATCGTTTGGCGGGTATAAAGCTTATGCGGCGCCAAAAGAAGGTACAGATCCACTGAAAGGTATTTTCGTGGATCGAATAAAAGCGTTCTCCTCGCATTTCGCGAAACAATAG
- a CDS encoding stalk domain-containing protein, with product MKHWRKKAAVTALAFTLFSPLPVAGGKVFAEGQPAVTILLDDVPLAFDAPPVLDNGVTFVPFRAIGEALGISLSWDNATQTVSATGQKGGQPVSVALQVGNAAATVNGASVKLPAAPRMTANRVLIPLSFFSTQFGAKVGWTQETKTVTIVSPAKPVYLRAFYAISSFQERDLIPAMNSVAFGWSRIDEQGHFTMQGSEYNLPAASGTITPESIIADAETGGVQPYLMVYSGDGHQELTTMLSSVQLRQESIDGIAAAVEDKGFGGVVLDFEGLGFKLDKDEQASLLNEYAKQLRLALPDDTSLSLAVPPPNSNYKGYDHKTLAGIADDLIIMAYQYNPAGTSQQVLEPNSKVQQGIEQTIAAGVPKDKLLLGINMASETPQSIDDKLGLVKRYNLKGAAFWRLGLFRAYTDNMVDAVNASVTKLQQS from the coding sequence ATGAAACATTGGAGAAAAAAAGCAGCCGTAACGGCACTGGCTTTCACGCTGTTTAGCCCGCTGCCGGTTGCGGGAGGAAAAGTGTTTGCGGAAGGCCAGCCAGCCGTTACCATTTTGCTTGATGATGTGCCGCTTGCGTTTGACGCTCCGCCTGTGCTGGACAATGGCGTCACATTTGTTCCTTTCCGTGCGATTGGGGAGGCGTTAGGGATTAGCTTAAGCTGGGATAATGCGACACAAACGGTAAGCGCCACAGGCCAAAAGGGCGGACAGCCGGTTAGCGTAGCGCTGCAGGTCGGAAACGCTGCCGCGACGGTGAACGGCGCAAGCGTAAAGCTGCCTGCCGCCCCAAGAATGACTGCAAACCGGGTGCTGATTCCGCTTAGCTTCTTCAGTACGCAATTTGGCGCGAAGGTAGGGTGGACGCAGGAGACCAAAACCGTCACCATCGTATCGCCTGCCAAACCAGTTTATTTGCGCGCATTTTATGCAATTTCCTCATTTCAGGAGCGGGATTTGATCCCGGCGATGAATTCCGTAGCGTTCGGCTGGAGCAGAATTGATGAGCAGGGGCATTTTACAATGCAAGGCTCAGAATACAACTTGCCGGCTGCATCCGGGACGATAACGCCGGAGTCGATCATTGCCGATGCGGAAACGGGCGGTGTCCAGCCGTATTTGATGGTCTATTCCGGTGACGGCCATCAGGAGCTGACCACTATGCTGAGCAGCGTCCAGCTCCGTCAGGAATCCATTGACGGCATTGCAGCTGCAGTAGAAGATAAAGGGTTCGGCGGCGTAGTGCTTGATTTCGAAGGACTTGGTTTTAAGCTGGACAAGGATGAGCAGGCATCCTTGCTGAACGAATATGCGAAGCAGCTACGGCTTGCGCTGCCGGATGATACGTCGTTATCGCTTGCCGTACCGCCTCCCAACAGCAATTATAAAGGATACGATCATAAGACGCTGGCGGGCATCGCGGATGATTTGATCATTATGGCTTATCAGTATAATCCGGCCGGCACGTCGCAGCAAGTGCTGGAGCCGAACAGCAAAGTGCAGCAGGGCATTGAGCAAACCATCGCTGCAGGCGTACCGAAAGATAAGCTGCTGCTCGGCATTAACATGGCGAGCGAAACGCCTCAATCCATTGATGATAAGCTGGGGCTCGTGAAGCGTTACAATCTGAAAGGCGCTGCTTTCTGGCGGCTGGGCTTGTTCCGCGCTTATACGGATAACATGGTAGATGCTGTTAACGCATCGGTAACGAAGCTGCAGCAATCTTAA
- a CDS encoding DUF4097 family beta strand repeat-containing protein, which produces MKLRWVVGVILVLIGVVALLQNQFGGTKSKEYDHTLRFDGNLQELAVATDSLGLQVDFVKSTDGSNSIHLAGKAKQEIIDQINAAKVENGRLNLRLKEKWHFGLFDFSGFNDKQIMTVSLTDEAMQSLETLKLVSDSGSVRVAGEPL; this is translated from the coding sequence ATGAAATTGAGATGGGTTGTTGGGGTGATTCTGGTATTAATTGGTGTGGTAGCGCTGCTGCAAAACCAGTTTGGCGGAACGAAAAGCAAGGAATACGATCATACGCTGCGTTTTGACGGTAATCTTCAAGAGCTTGCAGTTGCCACGGACAGCCTGGGCCTTCAAGTGGACTTCGTGAAAAGCACGGACGGAAGCAATTCCATACACCTGGCAGGAAAGGCAAAACAGGAGATCATTGATCAGATTAATGCGGCTAAAGTGGAAAATGGACGGCTTAACTTGCGTCTGAAAGAAAAATGGCATTTTGGGCTGTTTGACTTCTCCGGTTTCAACGATAAGCAGATCATGACGGTGTCGCTGACTGACGAAGCGATGCAATCGCTTGAAACGCTCAAGCTGGTCAGTGATTCCGGTTCGGTTCGCGTAGCGGGGGAGCCGCTTTGA
- a CDS encoding ABC transporter ATP-binding protein: MNYISKYIRKYGLLFIVSVLLVTGEAFVDLLQPTLMARIVDEGVAQKAMDTVLQLGGIMLLITAGGAVCAAGRNVVSSWVSQNFGAELRQDLFEKVQTLSVKNIDRFDKASLVTRMTNDVTQVQNFINGMMRIFVKAPVLCIGSIIMAFRLNPYLSAILLAVIPVVGLLIFLNMRVGFPLFIKVQQALDGLNSVMREYLSGVRVVKAFNRFDYEQDKFNGINSQFEKRSIFAQRMMAVFSPGVSLAMNLGIVAVIWIGGDRVNSGHIPVGHIIAFVNYMTQILFSLTTMTMIINMFVRAKASAGRIGEVLKETNIMPDSGSQAKRPAVTAGALEFKDVSFSYGGEDSEPVLKSISFTCKPGETLAIIGSTGSGKSSLVKLIPRFYDVTSGSVLVDGIDVRERSPRELRDKIAIVPQQALLFTGTVLENIRMGNPDATLEEVKQAAEMASAHGFISELPEQYEAMIGQGGVNFSGGQKQRISIARALVRKPDILILDDSTSALDSKTEEEIKQSIAQYASGLTCILIAQRITSVMGADNIIVLDDGQIAGMGTHAQLMENCAVYQEIYRSQMGTEVTSHA, from the coding sequence TTGAACTACATATCCAAATATATACGAAAATACGGATTGCTTTTTATCGTATCCGTATTGCTGGTAACAGGCGAAGCATTTGTTGACCTGCTGCAGCCAACCTTGATGGCCCGGATTGTGGACGAAGGCGTGGCGCAAAAAGCGATGGACACCGTGCTGCAGCTGGGCGGCATTATGCTGCTTATTACGGCAGGCGGAGCGGTGTGCGCAGCCGGACGCAATGTGGTGTCCAGCTGGGTATCCCAAAACTTCGGCGCCGAGCTGCGCCAGGATTTATTCGAGAAGGTGCAGACGTTAAGCGTCAAAAATATCGACCGGTTTGATAAAGCGTCGCTTGTGACCCGGATGACCAATGACGTAACGCAGGTTCAGAACTTCATTAACGGCATGATGCGCATTTTTGTAAAAGCGCCGGTATTATGTATCGGCAGCATCATTATGGCGTTTCGGCTTAACCCGTATTTATCGGCGATACTGCTGGCGGTTATTCCGGTTGTCGGCTTGTTAATTTTTCTGAACATGAGAGTCGGTTTCCCTTTATTTATTAAGGTGCAGCAGGCGCTGGACGGATTAAACAGCGTGATGCGGGAATATTTGTCCGGGGTTAGGGTTGTAAAAGCTTTTAACCGCTTTGATTATGAGCAGGATAAATTTAATGGCATTAATAGTCAATTTGAGAAAAGGTCCATCTTCGCTCAGCGAATGATGGCGGTGTTCAGTCCCGGCGTATCTCTGGCGATGAACCTCGGCATTGTTGCGGTCATTTGGATTGGCGGCGACCGGGTAAACAGCGGGCATATTCCGGTGGGGCATATTATCGCTTTCGTCAATTATATGACTCAAATTCTGTTCTCGCTTACCACGATGACGATGATTATTAACATGTTCGTGCGGGCTAAAGCTTCAGCCGGGCGGATCGGTGAAGTGTTGAAGGAAACTAACATCATGCCGGATTCCGGCAGCCAGGCAAAACGGCCGGCTGTTACGGCCGGCGCATTGGAATTTAAGGATGTAAGCTTCTCGTACGGCGGCGAAGACAGCGAGCCGGTGCTGAAATCGATCAGCTTTACGTGCAAACCAGGCGAAACGCTGGCGATTATCGGCTCGACAGGTTCGGGTAAAAGCAGCCTGGTCAAGCTCATTCCGCGCTTCTACGATGTGACTTCGGGCAGCGTACTGGTCGATGGGATCGATGTGCGCGAGCGGTCGCCGCGCGAGCTGCGCGACAAAATTGCCATCGTGCCGCAGCAGGCGCTGCTGTTTACGGGCACGGTGCTCGAAAATATCCGGATGGGCAATCCGGACGCAACGCTGGAGGAAGTGAAGCAGGCCGCCGAGATGGCGTCTGCGCACGGGTTCATATCCGAGCTGCCGGAGCAATATGAAGCGATGATCGGGCAAGGCGGCGTCAATTTTTCCGGGGGGCAAAAACAGCGTATATCCATTGCGCGGGCGCTTGTCCGCAAACCGGACATTCTTATCTTAGACGACAGTACCAGCGCGCTGGACAGTAAAACAGAGGAAGAGATTAAGCAGTCAATTGCGCAATACGCCAGCGGGCTTACTTGCATTCTGATCGCACAACGGATCACGTCCGTCATGGGCGCCGATAACATTATCGTTCTGGATGACGGGCAAATTGCCGGAATGGGTACGCATGCGCAGCTAATGGAGAATTGCGCCGTCTATCAGGAAATTTATCGTTCGCAAATGGGAACGGAGGTGACCAGCCATGCCTAA
- a CDS encoding DUF4097 family beta strand repeat-containing protein, with amino-acid sequence MNGTIESDSGSITLDGFKGQTLSLKADSGSIKLDGFEGNTVSFKSDSGSISAGNVHAAVTASSDSGSITLDHLNGAADVKSDSGSIRMVKDDGAGANVRSDSGSVKIELPASYGGTYDLKSDSGSIHNPEPVGTSGEVVKVRTDSGSIRIELSSSN; translated from the coding sequence TTGAACGGCACGATTGAATCGGATTCGGGCAGCATTACGCTGGATGGGTTTAAAGGCCAGACGCTGTCGCTGAAGGCTGATTCGGGCAGCATCAAGCTGGATGGTTTTGAAGGCAACACCGTATCGTTCAAGTCCGATTCCGGCAGCATTAGCGCAGGAAATGTACATGCGGCGGTGACGGCTTCCTCCGATTCGGGCAGCATTACGCTGGATCATCTGAACGGTGCGGCGGATGTGAAATCGGATTCCGGCTCCATCCGGATGGTGAAGGACGACGGCGCTGGCGCCAATGTGAGAAGCGATTCCGGCAGCGTCAAAATCGAATTGCCGGCATCGTACGGCGGCACTTACGATTTGAAGTCCGATTCCGGCTCCATTCATAACCCGGAACCTGTCGGCACATCCGGAGAAGTCGTTAAGGTGCGTACCGACAGCGGCAGTATCCGGATTGAATTGTCGTCGTCAAATTAA